The Rhopalosiphum maidis isolate BTI-1 chromosome 2, ASM367621v3, whole genome shotgun sequence genome segment TAATCATTACTGTTAATTTTTACAGAGCAAGAactagaatataaattatattttaatgaaattatttactaaataatttattattaaaaaattggtaatttggtatttacttttatttttacaaattcaaatttgttatacgtctttttttcagttttgaaCTGACAATGTTGTGGGAACTGCTTTTGAAATACTTCTCTGATATTACCTATACCCTTAAATACTACCTTAATAACTTATCCTTAAATGcttatgttttacaaatttacaatacataaaatatacaaaattatttttagttcataatatgaacaattttacATTCTGAAAAAATCTGCctgaagattttaaatttctaattttctaatttacaatatatacataaatcaaaCCGAATTACTATTTATGCTCACTGCAATTATATTGAAAGAAACCATCATTGCAGGCGTAGGTACCTTATTTCAATATTGATCCATTAAACTAAGGTGtagaattatatgataataatatactcgtaatattgattttagtatattacataatttataattaacaagtatataatgtatatttataatattataataaattatttaccactGTGTCACTGTCAGCTTGTAGCTCTTTACCGgtagacaaatattttaaaacaagcataaaataaaatatatacaactaaTATACGGCATCTGTATTCATAATGGCCGTTACAGGTGCAAGTTTAGGTGCATCATTCAACTGTGCTTCTGTACATACTTTCACCTTTCACagtgcataataaataataaaccaaatGGTCAAGGCCACGAACTAGCCACTACAAAATAGCAATAGGCTTCCAAATTTtctaggtaaaaatataatgtattttcccACAAGCAACATACTATCCTTAATTCAAACTCTCCGATTTAATTCAATGCGAAGCAAACGATCTTAAAAATCACGTAAACGGACTTCAGCCAATACCCCcagctaaattattttaatattttaccaatatcATAGGGATCGGTATCTCATTAGATACCTAATGCATAAAACACTCTTTCATTCCCATTACATTTCAGGTACACGGGTATGTATCTAATCatctaaaaacaaatcaacCAGACAATACAGTGTATGAAGGTGTTGCGATTTAAGTCCTCCTTGTTCCAAACCCTTCTGTCGACCCAATTTTTACTGTGCTGtcttaatacatttcaataacgAATAACGATTACCTACTGATCACAATAACAGCAATCTTTTTCCCGCCtccaatacttataaatatttaaatctatgtttattattttaacgaatcccggaaaaaaaaaattaaggaaaaaatCCCATCAagatcaaaaattttaattaggaTAAAAcgcagatattttattaaaacaaccaAAAATTGTAGTTATTGTCACTCTTAtttgtagttattttaatttttaattaaataataaataattttgtctaccactataatagaaaaaatggatacaaaaaattgtattatattatttaacacataaCACATGTACAACATTATagatattgataattgatatatatgtatatgcaatatattgcATTCTTGCATCAGTATTCAGTTTTctgtgttcatatttttattgagttCTACCACTTTGTTTCGCTTTTAAAGGGTATACCTTATATTATGAACTTTAAATCGGCGCATCCCAAACATCTCCCGaccattatttacttattccaAAACGGTTCCTGTCGATAAAGGTTTTACAAACAGATAAATTCAAAACGGCTCccgtcgaaaaaaaaaattacaaataggtAAATTCCCAAACTGCTAACGGTAATACTGGTATACCAATTTGAGCTCCTCCAAGTCTCTCGTAttagtaaacaaattttacaattttctatatcaaaaacaataattattaattttgttatctatttagtaggtatatacaaaattgtgccaaaaaaatgtacctacaatttaaattatttatttatttatatttttatatattatacaaaaatgttttaatttttttttatttttttaacttttaaatttaattcacaataatacgataatatattcttttttatataatttttataatttacttagtgTTCaccaacacatttttaacgaCACCACTTTTGAGACAGTCCTAAGTCTATATGAAGTGGGAAGAAATTTGTGTTGTAAAAAACCGAAACCGTTTGGGAATTTACCGTTTTGTAAAACGGGAGCCGAATGGGCTACATCCAGTATTACACATAGCGTGGACTGCGGgtatagcaatataatattttagtccaatggttattctttataatatctCTCACTCgccgttaaaattattaatatacaatacgatACTAGTGAACGCATTATAGCGTGTAACAgagataaatgaaaaacacgCAATCAACTAAagacattaataaaaacaaaaaacaaataaaaacgcttGTCTAATCAGAGATCGGTAAAtaaactttcttgattttaaatttttagaaatttattaattgtatgcaatatgtatgtagtatgtataatgtattttattgtcattttcatttagtgaAATAAATCTTTGAAACCAGAGAGTGGATTTTGTTGTTTGGGGTCTTGTTAAATTCACATTGGCTAGGAGAAGTGCaatgaagattttcagaacttgatcttttatagataattcacTACAgagatgcaaaaaaaaaattaaaacacattttattgggtggtttttatgtttttcagctttatagctttgtagtgagttaacaattgaaaataaagttctgaaaaatTTTCACAGCACTTCTCCTAAACAATGTGAATCTAATAAGACCCCGAATAACAAAATCCGTTCTCCAGTTTCAGTAATCTACCACGCTAAATCAAAATCTAGTAAAAAATAGgtgactatttttttaactgtgaaaaattgattaatattttttaaacatttttaatcttacGTTTTGTATTTACTTGATAATCCCTTTTTAATGGGCTATCAACTAACTTTTTAGCCATAATAGTTTTGGAGAagctaaaaaaatagaaattttgggACTTTTCACGCCACGTTTTTGTGGATTCAAATCGTTATAGCACTTTGGTGTGTTACTGGatctatttcattaatatattatgttaaagctACTTTATTCACCTACTCATTACAatgagttatatttttatcattttcctatttaacaaaaattcttgaagttttaaaaattcagacttttttcatttcaactaccatacttacttgattaaaaatcaagaaagtaaaaattaaaagaaaatataaatatttactcaaaATCTGCATTTTTAGACAATAGTGATTTACTGATcttgtttttttcataatatataatattatgttatgttgcCGAGTACAGTAATTTTTATCTGACTGATTTCGTGACGTCAtctaaatttgatatatttataccatacccactatttttgtttttttgatcGGAATTTTCGTAAGGTACCCCTAGAAACcgatgattaatataattactactaTATTTGACATATTCGAATATGttcgatatattatttctcaCGACTGATAATACTCACAAACTTAGCACTCGCTTGGATTACTCAGCTGGTTCTTTTAGGAATATTTAAATGCCAGTGGCCAGTGCTTGAGTGCTTATCAGTTATTTTTGATGtcgttttcagaaaaattttaaggtgttaaaacaatatcatttgttttgaaataattatacttcaaaTGAGTTCTGAGAATTAAGCGTTTGGTACAcagtcaatattttatatttaaaaataaaataaatatatatctgatacatgatatgataattaaaacaaaaatattctggTAAACAAtggtaataagaataatataaaaatataaaatatatataatatattcaacatgaaatctatataatttgattaacttaaaatatgaaatccaaatgtataaataaaacaaattaataatcaaatttccTTGTTAAATTTCAgtctatattttgaaaattattattttttcctccattttctaaaaaataataaaattaaaattattaataaaaccaattaaaaaaaaaaaaatgatgttaagtattatgtacaaaCCAACAACATGACAGACTTCAACATTAGCACCAAACTCCATAAGTTTAAGTAGCCAAGAGTATTGTTTTTctgataatttatcatttggcCCTTTTACTTCAACAAACATGcactaatgataaaattaattgtaaattattatgattattaccaGCTAACAgggttaaaattttatagcgtttgttaattattataaaatatgttcaaaaataGTAGAGTAagcaataaaatagttttatgtatGAAAGATTTCAAGTATATAATTGTGCCACCAGTGGTGAAACAAACGTAGTGTTTGAGAAGCAATTGCTTCTCCATTTTTTTGAAGATTTAGAGGTGAGTGGGTGCCAATATGAAAGTGACAAACAATAACTAAGTATAAGTATTACTAGtactagtatttattacaatttatagaaaaatattatgggtAATGACAATTGGCAGTGGGTGAACGGGTAAAGTTTAGGTTCGTTTCATCATTGTgtatcacatatttttaatatttacaatttttaatgctattttttaagtttttttttatttttaaaataagatttattttatattttcattaaacataatttaataaagcaagatataaagaaaaaaaaatgtgaacagatagtaaatttactctttttttgttatttagataattttgattaatattactttgaatataaatttaatctaaagTAAActgttataaactattaatttttttttatctgtaacaattaattttaaaatgtctagcAAAACCCATTATCTTTTTtaagaacaaataaaaatgaatttaaatacactactcataataagtaataaactaataaaatatatatgtataaaaaaaaaatgtaattatttaatggcttattatggtaaataacaaatatctcAACATTTGTTGTGTTATAACTTACATCAAGTACTTTTTAGTGCTATAAAATCGGAGACCtgcttattaataaataataaatatcatttgaatttaataacataatattactttatgctTAGAAACATCCCAAACAACAAGGTCTGGCATGCCATGCAAATAAATTCGGCCATCTTTCAATATTTGATCGCCAATTGCAAGGAACACTTCTATTCCAACACACTCTAATAACGtctaaaaccaataataaataaataaaatttagtaaaatctaaattttagattaagctcaatataatataatgtattatattataaaatgttaagctTACCCGGCACAGAGGTAAGTTGTCAACATTCATATATTTCCAATTTACGACAGATTGAGTATCACAGTATTCatcacaataatttttcaaaatatcacatatttgatcaacattcatttttttcaattctgcCATTCGGttctacaataatttttaattattttaatacttaaatattaatttaaaatctattaactccaaataagtaataattatttttaatttactttaatttgttCTTCTCTAATTTTGTAGAAATGACGAGTTCTCCAATCTAAAGGGCAGTCTTGATACGGGCTAATAAAAAGAACATATGGTATGTAACtaccatatattatttccCAAAAACACAGTAAGAACATTGACTTTATAAGCTGACCCTCGTCATGCAatcctataaatataaacatttaatgttatgaatgatacattcaatatttatgaaacataaataaataattattgtaaataattgaataattaccaTTCAAAAATCCTTGACTTTTATAGTGTAATAAGGCTAGTTCTTCAACAGACATGTAATGACAGTCCCCATTCTCAGTCatctttaaataaacttgCTTACGACCAGATGAACCtctaaaccaaaatattatataattgaatattgattaataaggCTGAAGAactttgtttttacatatttatttaggaTGAGAAATATGTTCTCTAATTAAAGATATAGTATCAAACTAGTTACACTTTCTAAAGACATGGGATTAAagggattttttaaatttcaaattaattcttCAATTATGTGAAGCTTTATTGTACACTGATTAATTTAGGCATCATAAATTTGCATTTCAGTTTtagataatatcatataatatgcaatatattataatctatctaCCATTTGTGAATTGCATAATCATATgataatctaatttattattagcataaaattgattctatacaatatttttacaaaaatactaatctataagtaataataaatattattaaatgtaatattacaaattaaaattatacatagttaatgaatattaaaatgtataaaacttcAGTTTCTGattaatagttttcaatatgAAACTATACTCTATTCCaaataagtttgaaaaaaatgaggACAAAAACACGTTGTAGTTTGTAGATGCAGTCACGTGGCTCGCGACAACAACAAGTAACGATACATGCTGACCAATTACAGGATTCCAACCAGGCGCAGTTGTGCTATTTTTCCTAACTCATTTGGAAAAAGTATtgcttaaacattatttttaaataatgcaaataataatgtgttgtaTGAATTATACAGTTGTCTTGCAAGTTATAACTCTTACtaggataaaataaatactattattaaaaaaaagaaataaatgtttactatACTTTTCTTtaacagaaattatttttccactTATTGTTGTACTAGGTGGTTCTTTTCCTGGTTTTGAAGCAACACTCAACAGTTCATTTTTTAACTCATTATCCAACTTCCTGCCTTTACGATTTGCATACATCACTGctctttttgataaaatttgacGATCTAATTCAGTTATATTATCATCCTTGAGGCCATCAAGTATTACGTTTGCTGCCTGAAATTTaagttagaaaatatatatatacttagacTGAAGAAAAAGTAAAGAATTtagcaattaaattttttttttctaaaaataccaTTTAGTATAGAAAGAAATAATCATATCAAAAAACTTCAAAtagtaatgaataaaaattggaATTTGAGTTAAAATAGTACTCTAAAAaggattatacatattatattgcaagCACATTTCTTCCGCCAGAATAATTTCtgatattcaaatattggattattataagtttacaaaaatacatgataccacaaattatattagattataatattatgaattaacttgtagataaaattacaaattatgataGGGTAGAtaatgaaacaattaattagatttagtaattataaaacaaaaatgttatattattataattgaaactaaaaaaaatatagcggAGAAAATTGctcaaaataatctaaaataaattctagttGTTTTAACAACTTTTCCacaaatatttggtaaaataaGGATTACTGTCATCTCATATTTTCCCATTTGATTAATTTCcactacaatacaatatatttattataatttatagtttatttaatggaagggatataattattttgtatgtttattattaaacctgcattgttattgaaatatctttaaaataatttatcattgcaAGTCTTCTCGCATTAAGATAAATGAGTAGCtgatcaaaaatcaaagttaaTGCTCCAGAAAGAActctaaaaattatctacatattatgagtagattttatttatacctaaaaattaaaataaccttCAATATACTTACAAGATCtaattgtttgtattgtaattcaaaaactttggCTAATTCAATATGTAAATGAGCTTTTTTTGACATTGAAAAttctttatgttttaataaaaactccaACACTTCTTTGGCCAAGTTTACATTActggtacatttttttaatattgttatatttttgaacaatgTATGCGCATACACAGATATTGCAGAGTATTTTcgtaaataggtaggtatatttgaTAGAGATTCTCTAAATAtaccaaaacaaaaacaaatatgattataatataccattatatttGGGGTTTTCAACTCGTGTAGTAAAGAGCATCGCTGGTTATTAATATGTGAACTCAGCATCTGGGACaaaaagtacaatttattttattttatcatgttttaTCACTTTGATTATTTGTATGGGGGctgtaattgttttaaaactcaGAAGAGCcgtagataaaaaaatgttgaaaacccTTGTATTATACAGTGTCCTATGAgaatttacccattgcgatattcaggagatatcgcaatgggtaaatcctcgcgggacaccttttatagtataaaatgtagtaattttttttttacttttaaaaaatactcacATAATAGATTCATCACATACAGCtgacttaaaattttcaaatacaatacaCAATACTAAAATTGCATTTTCGTGATCTTTTTGCTCTAAAAGTAACTGAACTTCATGGCGAAGATTCAAAGCAATTTTGTACCTAGaatcaataatttcatattaaatgtatactataaataaaacaaataaacaattttattttacaattgaactttatattaaatctgaatgaaaaaaaaaatatagaagtgtattattcaaattgaaaaaagatacttttaaaatttaattaaatcagttaattataataaacctgtCACTTAGTACAAATTAGGCACACACCACACTTTCAAAGTATAAACTGCtgatacataatacatgataatttatgtaatatacaatacttttattaataaattaaatactgttattgttaaataataaaataatgaaacaataatagtgGTTATTTGGTAATCACTCACATTTCAAAGCTATCTTTTGAACTGAAATTAATTGAAACTCGTTTTGCTTCAAATGTAggaaattttagtaattttttttcaaccatAGAAAATTTGGTAAAACAATCACGAAATCTGTCTTTTTCTTCTCCACTGAAATAAGGGTATGATTCATAGATTAAGCAGCTCATTATATCATTTCTTGATGTATCTGATAGTTTCAAACAGTagcctattatatttttgacactgaaataaaaatataatattcagaatatatttataattaagtaaattatgcaAAATGTAGGTAATAGCGTTAAATTAACCGTTCTTTTAAATTACTGGTTGAATTTCCACAAAATGttctttg includes the following:
- the LOC113552790 gene encoding fanconi-associated nuclease 1-like; this translates as MDSPFKTPSKRSMSQRLPSSGSSSPFTPKRSRIKRISSEGYDSVSRILAFDESTSCSPTRRKLDFLSFSQNSLLHNENERIQCEQTTPVKIEQLNSEKQKILLSPSIKVNPKRFNISEQDKNTIKSSSSKRSGSNNSTPSKKSKLLNVIAGCKKITSFFKPIQEKPDSIKKDVGNYFSPAKHKIKEENIDSTIENCIKSNIQIDSPNKNDNINNIQVQTPKIFSVSSTYTNEQKTSPRRKVMKSPVSNKTKMKDVAGQVTPSKIESINNSPITSPRILEYLDNKVDISGGDTYSRFIKSIVLKTEILCFGKEDIMKKVKSATNDELKIYGRLIARKHGWIRANGPDGLQKYKELNLCDNFDSVLESLATKQLINTDVTSCELNTLLNILKTQELRELQKTFNIKLSSSKSQTKPEMIKSFINLVKNQRTFCGNSTSNLKERVKNIIGYCLKLSDTSRNDIMSCLIYESYPYFSGEEKDRFRDCFTKFSMVEKKLLKFPTFEAKRVSINFSSKDSFEMYKIALNLRHEVQLLLEQKDHENAILVLCIVFENFKSAVCDESIIESLSNIPTYLRKYSAISVYAHTLFKNITILKKCTSNVNLAKEVLEFLLKHKEFSMSKKAHLHIELAKVFELQYKQLDLAANVILDGLKDDNITELDRQILSKRAVMYANRKGRKLDNELKNELLSVASKPGKEPPSTTISGKIISVKEKGSSGRKQVYLKMTENGDCHYMSVEELALLHYKSQGFLNGLHDEGQLIKSMFLLCFWEIIYGSYIPYVLFISPYQDCPLDWRTRHFYKIREEQIKNRMAELKKMNVDQICDILKNYCDEYCDTQSVVNWKYMNVDNLPLCRTLLECVGIEVFLAIGDQILKDGRIYLHGMPDLVVWDVSKHKCMFVEVKGPNDKLSEKQYSWLLKLMEFGANVEVCHVVENGGKNNNFQNID